The following coding sequences lie in one Periophthalmus magnuspinnatus isolate fPerMag1 chromosome 24, fPerMag1.2.pri, whole genome shotgun sequence genomic window:
- the katna1 gene encoding katanin p60 ATPase-containing subunit A1: MSVREIVENVKLAREYALLGNYSSASVLYHGLLDQIKKHIYTVCDGSFQQRWQQLWQEISEESRQVQDIMSTLENFQFDAAAAKAANHDDFDKRPVHVEPRHSPCPVRRPSNPYKDHKAPNNRLSVAVRAQQRHSPRGNGDRSKVPKSKDKDVKDPKEGAAKAKDDKNKADVQEKEIKKFDGSGYDKDLVEALERDIISQNPNVKWDDIADLQDAKKLLKEAVVLPMWMPAFFKGIRRPWKGVLMVGPPGTGKTLLAKAVATECRTTFFNVSSSTLTSKYRGESEKLVRLLFEMARFYAPTTIFIDEIDSMCSRRGTSEEHEASRRVKAELLVQMDGVGGASENDDPLKMVMVLAATNFPWDIDEALRRRLEKRIYIPLPSAKGRVELLKINLKELELSGDVDMEKIATQMEGYSGADITNVCRDASLMAMRRRIEGLSPEEIRNISRDEMHMPTTMDDFETSLKKVSKSVSAADLEKYEKWIQEFGSC; this comes from the exons ATGAGTGTTCGAGAAATTGTAGAGAATGTGAAGCTGGCCCGGGAGTATGCTTTGCTGGGGAACTATAGCTCGGCCAGTGTCCTCTATCATGGACTGTTGGATCAAATCAAGAAGCACATCTACACTGTGTGTGATGGCTCCTTTCAGCAGCGGTGGCAGCAG TTGTGGCAAGAAATCAGTGAAGAGAGTCGTCAAGTGCAGGACATCATGTCAACGCTGGAGAATTTCCAGTTTGATGCAGCAGCTGCAAAAGCAGCCAATCATGATGATTTCGACAAGAGGCCTGTGCACGTGGAGCCCAG ACACTCCCCTTGTCCTGTGAGGCGACCTTCTAATCCATATAAAGACCACAAAGCCCCAAACAACCGTCTGAGTGTGGCGGTCAGGGCCCAGCAGCGTCACTCCCCTCGGGGCAATGGGGACCGCAGTAAAGTCCCCAAGAGCAAAGACAAAGATGTGAAGGACCCTAAGGAGGGGGCTGCCAAAGCTAAAGATGATAAG AATAAGGCTGATGTCCAGGAGAAAGAAATCAAAAAGTTTGATGGAAGTGGATATGATAAAGACTTGGTGGAGGCTTTGGAGAGAGATATTATATCCCAGAATCCAAATGTCAAATG GGATGATATCGCAGATCTTCAAGATGCAAAAAAGCTCCTGAAAGAAGCTGTTGTTTTGCCAATGTGGATGCCAGCTTTTTTCAAAGGCATACGGAGGCCGTGGAAG GGAGTACTCATGGTGGGACCTCCAGGTACAGGAAAAACACTTCTGGCCAAAGCTGTTGCTACAGAATGTAGAACCACCTTCTTCAACGTGTCCTCTTCTACTCTCACATCCAAGTACCGTGGCGAGTCGGAGAAACTAGTGCGACTCCTCTTTGAAATG GCTCGCTTCTATGCTCCAACCACCATCTTCATCGATGAGATTGACTCGATGTGCAGTCGCAGGGGCACGTCTGAGGAGCATGAGGCCAGCCGCAGGGTCAAGGCAGAGCTTCTGGTGCAGATGGATG gtgtgggcggagcctcagAGAATGACGATCCGTTAAAGATGGTGATGGTGTTGGCAGCCACCAACTTTCCCTGGGACATAGACGAGGCTTTGAGGAGACGTCTTGAAAAGAGAATATACATCCCTCTGCCATCAG CCAAAGGTCGAGTGGAGCTGCTTAAGATTAATCTAAAGGAACTGGAATTGTCTGGTGATGTGGACATGGAAAAGATAGCAACACAAATGGAAGGTTACTCTGGAGCTGACATCACCAACGTCTGCAG AGATGCGTCCCTGATGGCCATGAGGCGCAGGATCGAGGGCCTGTCCCCCGAGGAAATTCGAAACATCTCCAGAGATGAGATGCACATGCCCACAACCATGGATGACTTTGAGACCTCTCTGAAGAAAGTGTCAAAGTCTGTGTCTGCAGCCGACCTGGAGAAGTATGAAAAGTGGATCCAGGAGTTTGGTTCATGCTGA
- the lbr gene encoding delta(14)-sterol reductase LBR: MRMPTVKYQRGDTVMGRWPGSNLYYEVKVQRFDSKSQLYTVIYKDGTELELKEQDIMNALSFQSRLRSRSRSRSPGRRRSRSRSPGRSTRRSSSRTSAVTTESAPTARKELKIKDVVEVRLTPLKQTMATDSNTNNKHENKEETIAASKVNQSPASKNEMEPERTQNRYNLRRRKDDGDSKVVEAKTQLSEEEAKPATAAPASTPLDFGGKIGAYFWLLFLPAWVFFLLLQVNQDDPSLMNFPPPLPPLESFWDVQAFGIIVLWVLFQGLLYVLPIGKLSEGMPLRSGERLKYRTNGFFAITVSTIAVGAAVYQGVDLTYIHSHFLQLALAALLISFLLSVYLYARSRSAPTDQLALGGNSGNVLYDFFKGRELNPRIKNFDLKFFCEMRPGLIGWCVINLGMALAEMKEQGLETPSPAMILVNVFQLLYVVDGLWNEEAILTTMDLMHDGFGFMLAFGDLVWVPFTYTLQAYYLVSHPNPLSHLTLALIVTIKLVGFYIFRKSNSEKNAFRRNPADPRLSHLKSIPTATGKSLLVSGWWGVVRHPNYLGDLIMALAWSLPCGFTHLLPWYYMIYFIILLVHRDSRDMSECRRKYGLAWDQYCRTVPYRIIPRIY; this comes from the exons ATGAGGATGCCGACGGTCAAGTATCAACGTGGGGACACAGTGATGGGGCGCTGGCCTGGGAGCAATCTGTACTACGAGGTCAAAGTGCAGCGCTTTGACTCCAAAAGTCAGCTTTACACTGTGATCTACAAAGATGGTACTGAGCTAGAGCTGAAGGAACAAGACATAATG AATGCCTTGAGTTTCCAGAGCCGTTTACGCTCTCGGTCTCGGTCGCGTTCACCAGGGCGACGCCGCAGTCGCTCTCGCTCTCCAGGTAGGAGCACCCGCCGTTCATCGTCTCGCACATCAGCTGTCACAACAGAGAGTGCCCCAACTGCTCGGAAGGAGCTCAAGATAAAGGATGTGGTAGAAGTCCGGCTCACCCCACTG AAACAGACAATGGCCACAGACAGCAATACCAACAATAAGCATGAAAACAAAGAAGAGACCATTGCTGCCAGCAAAGTCAATCAG AGCCCAGCATCTAAGAATGAAATGGAGCCTGAAAGGACCCAAAATCGCTACAACCTGAGGCGCAGAAAAGACGATGGTGACAGCAAAGTAGTGGAGGCCAAAACCCAGCTCTCTGAGGAGGAGGCCAAACCTGCTACCGCTGCACCAGCCTCAACTCCTTTGGACTTTGGAGGGAAGATCG GGGCATACTTCTGGCTGCTGTTTCTACCAGCATGggtcttcttccttcttcttcaaGTCAACCAGGATGACCCTAGTTTGATGAACTTCCCCCCTCCACTGCCCCCGCTGGAGTCCTTCTGGGATGTCCAAGCCTTTGGGATCATTGTCCTCTGGGTGTTGTTCCAGGGCTTGCTCTATGTTTTACCGATTGGAAAA ctcagtgagggcATGCCTTTGAGATCTGGAGAAAGACTCAAATATAGAACAAACG GTTTCTTTGCCATTACGGTGAGCACCATTGCTGTGGGGGCCGCAGTTTACCAGGGAGTTGACCTCACCTACATCCACAGCCACTTCCTGCAGCTGGCGTTGGCTGCTCTACTGATTTCGTTCCTTCTGAGTGTGTACCTGTATGCTCGCTCTCGCAGTGCGCCCACAGACCAGCTGGCTTTAGGAGGAAACTCAG GCAATGTCCTCTATGACTTTTTCAAAGGAAGAGAACTTAACCCACGCATCAAAAACTTTGACCTCAAATTTTTCTGTGAGATGCGTCCTGGTTTGATTGGCTGG TGTGTGATCAACTTGGGCATGGCTTTGGCAGAGATGAAGGAGCAGGGTCTGGAGACACCATCACCTGCTATGATCCTGGTGAATGTGTTCCAGCTGCTCTATGTGGTGGACGGTCTCTGGAATGAG GAGGCCATTCTCACAACAATGGACCTGATGCACGATGGCTTTGGCTTCATGTTGGCCTTTGGTGACCTGGTGTGGGTGCCATTTACCTACACACTGCAGGCCTATTATCTGGTCAGCCATCCCAACCCATTGAGCCACCTCACCCTGGCACTCATCGTCACTATCAAAT TGGTGGGTTTCTACATCTTCAGAAAGTCAAATTCTGAGAAGAATGCCTTCAGAAGGAATCCAGCAGACCCCAGACTCTCCC ATCTGAAGAGCATTCCTACAGCTACAGGCAAGAGTCTGCTGGTGTCAGGGTGGTGGGGAGTGGTCCGCCACCCCAATTATCTGGGAGACCTGATCATGGCCTTGGCCTGGTCTCTGCCTTGTG GTTTCACCCATCTGCTACCATGGTACTACATGATCTACTTCATCATTCTGCTTGTTCATCGAGACTCCCGGGACATGAGTGAATGCAGGAGGAAGTACGGCTTGGCATGGGACCAGTACTGCCGAACTGTTCCCTACAGAATTATCCCTCGTATTTACTGA
- the rab10 gene encoding ras-related protein Rab-10 → MAKKTYDLLFKLLLIGDSGVGKTCVLFRFSDDAFNTTFISTIGIDFKIKTVELQGKKIKLQIWDTAGQERFHTITTSYYRGAMGIMLVYDITNAKSFENISKWLRNIDEHANEDVERMLLGNKCDMEDKRVVPKAKGEQIAREHGIRFFETSAKANINIEKAFLTLAEDILRKTPVKEPNSENVDISSGGGVTGWKSKCCS, encoded by the exons ATGGCGAAGAAGACCTACGACTTGCTGTTCAAGCTGCTGCTGATCGGAGACTCGGGCGTGGGGAAAACCTGCGTGCTGTTCCGCTTCTCAGACGACGCCTTTAACACAACCTTCATCTCCACCATAG gaATAGACTTCAAGATCAAAACGGTCGaattacaaggaaaaaagatcAAACTACAGATTtg GGACACAGCGGGACAGGAGCGGTTTCACACCATCACCACCTCCTACTACAGAGGCGCCATGGGCATCATGCTGGTGTATGACATCACCAAtgccaagagctttgaaaacatCAGCAAATGGCTCCGTAATATCGACGAG catGCGAATGAGGATGTGGAGAGGATGCTGCTAGGCAACAAGTGTGACATGGAGGACAAGAGGGTCGTACCAAAAGCCAAGGGGGAGCAG ATTGCACGGGAGCATGGCATTAGGTTTTTTGAGACGAGTGCTAAGGCCAACATCAACATTGAGAAAGCTTTCCTCACGTTAGCAGAAGACATCCTCAGAAAG ACGCCTGTAAAAGAGCCCAACAGTGAAAACGTTGACATCAGCAGCGGGGGTGGAGTCACGGGCTGGAAGAGCAAGTGCTGCAGTTGA